In the Oceanibaculum indicum P24 genome, ATGACCGATCCTTCGGACTGGGCCAGCGCCACGCAGGGCATCAGGTAGATTTTCGGGGTGCGCAGCCTCGACGAGGCGCCGACCCTGCACTCCTTCCGGGCGATGGTGACGGAGATGTTTCCGGCAAAGCCTGTGCTTGCTACCAACAGGGCAAGGTCCTGGCGGTAAGCACTTTGAGTGCTTTCTTTGCTCCAGACGGGAAGAGCGCGCCCTCCTATCGGCGATAGAAGGGCGTGCCTGGTCAGGCGTAGAAGGCTTGGTCGATATCGGCGGTTGTGAGCTGTGTGATGCCGAGGAAGGTGAGGGTTGCGCCTGCGACCTCGATCACCACGCCGGTCTCCGTCACGGTCTGGCTGGCGATGGCCGCCTGCAGTTCCGCCAGCGTCGCATTCTCCACCGCCAGATGGTCCGTGCCCTGCTGGAAGTCGGTCACGGTGGCGGTGAGGATGGCATCGGCGAAGGCCGCGTCATAGGCCCGCAAAATGAAGACATCCGCGCCGTCGCCGCCGGTCAGCGTGTCGTTGCCGAAGCCGGAATAGAGCACGTCATCGCCGGCCCCG is a window encoding:
- a CDS encoding calcium-binding protein yields the protein MLGGAGNDSVFGGLGDDSLDGGDGFDTLDLTGGGANWALGGMNADTVMGGAGNDELRGGKGHDSITGGAGDDVLYSGFGNDTLTGGDGADVFILRAYDAAFADAILTATVTDFQQGTDHLAVENATLAELQAAIASQTVTETGVVIEVAGATLTFLGITQLTTADIDQAFYA